One window of the Magnetococcales bacterium genome contains the following:
- a CDS encoding EamA family transporter, producing the protein MSWFFLAILTAVAEAAKDILGKQTHQRIDPWLTVWGMYLFSLPTLLPLLLIPGAIPPLRDGFWPTVIGGALLNTVAMFLYIHALRRSDLSLTIPMLAFSPLLLLLTSPLMIGETSSRTGMAGIVLIVVGSYVLNLRSRAAGAWAPFRAMLHTPGPRLMLMVAILWSIGANLDKMALTRASPLFYSIAVYTLMALFTAPAALFFALPRLRDIPRNYKILALLGTLNSFSLICQMTATAVTLVPYVIAVKRTNIVLGVLWGGLILREPGMTERLTGAAIMLAGVILITLA; encoded by the coding sequence ATGTCCTGGTTTTTCCTGGCCATTCTGACCGCCGTGGCGGAGGCCGCCAAGGATATCCTGGGCAAACAAACCCATCAGCGCATCGATCCCTGGCTGACCGTCTGGGGCATGTACTTGTTTTCCCTGCCCACTCTGCTGCCTCTTCTGCTCATTCCCGGCGCCATTCCTCCCCTGCGGGACGGCTTCTGGCCAACGGTGATCGGTGGCGCTCTCCTCAATACCGTGGCCATGTTTCTCTACATTCACGCCCTGCGCCGTTCCGACCTCTCCCTGACCATCCCGATGCTGGCCTTCTCACCCCTGCTTTTGCTGCTCACCTCCCCCCTGATGATCGGTGAAACCTCCTCCAGAACGGGTATGGCCGGCATCGTGCTGATCGTCGTGGGTTCCTATGTCCTCAATTTGCGGTCACGCGCCGCGGGTGCATGGGCCCCATTCCGGGCCATGCTTCACACACCGGGCCCCCGTCTCATGCTCATGGTGGCCATCCTGTGGAGTATCGGCGCCAATCTGGACAAAATGGCCCTTACCCGGGCATCGCCTCTCTTCTACTCCATTGCTGTTTACACCCTGATGGCCCTCTTCACTGCCCCCGCAGCCCTCTTCTTTGCCCTGCCCCGTCTGAGAGATATTCCGCGCAACTATAAAATCCTGGCCCTTCTCGGCACGCTGAACTCTTTTTCACTCATTTGCCAGATGACCGCCACGGCAGTCACCCTGGTTCCCTATGTCATCGCCGTCAAACGGACCAATATTGTGCTCGGCGTCTTGTGGGGTGGCCTCATCCTCCGGGAACCTGGAATGACGGAACGGTTGACGGGAGCGGCCATCATGCTTGCCGGCGTAATCCTGATCACGCTGGCCTGA
- a CDS encoding glycosyltransferase: MFFRKTNKSILKHVAPQAPARFSFIVTGWGEKPSLLRKALNSVADQLGTEGELIVVINQYEDDPGHTEKLVTVVENTVGVTRWCRISQNSGVARAWNVGYQLSEGDLFFIMNGDCVLKKGAVTALLKGFASPKVGIVGVGGIRDGRKVDTPGPCQGVHGFLFGVRRKTHQKIGEFDIVFSPLADEVEYCVRASKAGWEIYIADGVGFNHTCTISEQTDRDIRHFGRLLDRAILDRANLAYKISLPWMEGRASLKIQE, translated from the coding sequence GTGTTTTTTCGGAAAACCAACAAATCGATCTTGAAACATGTTGCGCCCCAGGCTCCGGCACGTTTCTCCTTCATTGTGACGGGTTGGGGCGAGAAACCATCCTTGCTGCGCAAGGCGTTGAATTCGGTGGCCGATCAACTCGGGACCGAAGGAGAGTTGATCGTTGTCATCAATCAGTACGAGGATGATCCCGGCCACACCGAAAAACTGGTGACGGTGGTGGAGAACACGGTAGGAGTGACCCGCTGGTGCCGCATTTCACAAAACTCCGGCGTGGCGCGGGCCTGGAATGTGGGGTATCAGTTGTCGGAGGGGGATCTTTTTTTCATCATGAATGGCGATTGCGTGCTCAAAAAGGGGGCCGTGACTGCGTTGCTCAAGGGTTTTGCCTCTCCCAAGGTGGGCATTGTCGGGGTGGGTGGTATTCGCGATGGGCGCAAAGTGGACACCCCTGGACCTTGTCAGGGCGTGCATGGTTTTCTTTTCGGGGTGCGCAGGAAAACCCACCAGAAGATCGGCGAGTTCGATATCGTTTTCTCTCCCCTGGCGGATGAAGTCGAGTATTGTGTCCGCGCCAGCAAGGCGGGATGGGAGATCTACATTGCCGATGGCGTGGGATTCAACCACACCTGTACCATCTCCGAACAGACGGATCGGGATATCCGTCATTTTGGCCGCCTTCTGGATCGGGCGATCCTGGATCGGGCCAATCTGGCTTATAAAATTTCGCTTCCCTGGATGGAGGGGAGGGCCAGTCTCAAAATACAGGAGTAA